One genomic segment of Pedobacter endophyticus includes these proteins:
- a CDS encoding acyl carrier protein, which yields MSDIASRVKAIIVEKLGVDESEVTPEASFTNDLGADSLDTVELIMEFEKEFNVAIPDDQAETIGTVGQAIAYLEKNVK from the coding sequence ATGTCTGATATTGCTTCAAGAGTTAAGGCTATTATCGTAGAAAAACTAGGTGTTGACGAAAGCGAAGTTACGCCAGAGGCTTCATTCACCAACGATTTAGGTGCAGATTCTTTAGATACCGTAGAATTGATTATGGAATTTGAAAAAGAATTCAATGTAGCTATTCCTGACGATCAGGCTGAAACCATCGGTACAGTTGGTCAAGCGATTGCTTATTTGGAAAAAAACGTTAAATAG
- a CDS encoding IPExxxVDY family protein, with product MNRTYLKLTLDLDFTLIAITAPLKDYVLCHKINTRLNTQFEKIEDHEIFFNVDEPAWSFSKYYFFVEQGEVEYYLISNRSSDGLLVPEMGNVDFFIIIREFIDQEDLNYLINGLNKLPDIQVAAKIDPVKLKSKENLVI from the coding sequence TTGAATAGAACTTACCTAAAGTTAACCTTAGATCTTGATTTTACGTTGATTGCGATTACAGCGCCATTGAAAGACTATGTTTTGTGCCACAAAATTAATACCCGATTAAACACGCAGTTTGAGAAAATTGAAGATCACGAAATATTTTTTAATGTAGATGAACCGGCCTGGTCGTTCTCAAAATACTATTTTTTTGTAGAACAGGGCGAGGTAGAATATTATTTAATCAGCAATAGAAGCAGCGATGGTTTACTGGTTCCTGAAATGGGCAACGTCGATTTCTTCATCATAATAAGAGAATTTATCGATCAGGAAGATTTAAATTATCTGATAAACGGATTGAACAAACTTCCTGATATTCAGGTAGCTGCAAAAATAGATCCGGTAAAGTTAAAGAGCAAGGAGAATTTGGTAATATAA